From the genome of Littorina saxatilis isolate snail1 unplaced genomic scaffold, US_GU_Lsax_2.0 scaffold_2378, whole genome shotgun sequence:
TAAAGTCTGTTGTTTCCTGTCTTGGTGCCTGTGTCCCTTTGCGTAAAGAAACTCCTGTCTGTTGCTTTGTATCTTGTCGTTTCTGTTCTATTGTTTCTAGACATTTAGTCTGTTGTTTCCAGTCATGGTGCTTGTGTTCTTGTGTGTTTCTAGAACTGTAGTTTTGTGTACCTTGTCGTGACGTCTGTGTTCATTTGTGTCTCGATCTTTATatcatagttttgttgtttcctATGTTGATGTCTGTGTTCCTTTGTGTCTAAACGTCCAGTCTGTTGTTTCGTATCTTGTCGTTTCTGTTCTATTGTTTCTAGACATTTAGTCTGTTGTTTCCAGTCTTTGTGCCTGTGTTCTTGTGTGTTTCTAGAACTGTAGTTTTGTGTTTCCTGTTTTGACTTCTGTGTTCATTTGCGTCTGTTGTTTCCCgtcttgtgttttgtgtgtgtcaagaACTGTAGTTTGTTGCTTCCTGGCTTGATGTCTGTGTTCCTTTGTGTCTTTAACTTCAGTGTGTTGCTTCCTGGCTTGATGTCTGTGTTCCTTTGTGTCTTTAGCTTCAGTGTGTTGCTTTCTGTCTTGATGTCTGTGTTCCTTTGTGTCTTTAACTTCAGTGTGTTGCTTCCTGGCTTGATGTCTGTGTTCCTTTGTGTCTTTAACTTCAGTGTGTTGCTTCCTGGCTTGATGTCTGTGTTCCTTTGTGTCTTTAGCTTCAGTGTGTTGCTTCCTGGCTTGATGTCTGTGTTCCTTTGTGTCTTTAACTTCAGTGTGTTGCTTCCTGGCTTGATGTCTGTGTTCCTTTGTGTCTTTAACTTCAGTGTGTTGCTTCCTGGCTTGATGTCTCTGTTCCTTTGTGTCTTTAACTTCAGTGTGTTGCTTCCTGGCTTGATGTCTGTGTTCCTTTGTGCCTTTAACTTCAGTGTGTTGCTTCCTGGCTTGATGTCTGTGTTCATTTGTGTCTTTAACTTCAGTGTGTTGCTTCCTGGCTTGGTGTCTGTGTTCcttcccaataaacatgccagaactgggccattgctggcgttttgatggcaatgccagttgccagaactactgccatcaaaggcccattgatggcccaatgctggcatattacTTCAGTGTGTTGCTTCCTGGCTTGATGTCTCTGTTCCTTTGTGTCTTTAACTTCAGTGTGTTGCTTCCTGGCTTGATGTCTGTGTTCCTTTGCGTCTTTAGCTTCAGTGTGTTGCTTTCTGGCTTGATGTCTGTGTTCCTTTGTGTCTTTAACTTCAGTGTGTTGCTTCCTGGCTTGATGTCTGTGTTCCTTTGTGTCTTTAGCTTCAGTGTGTTGCTTTCTGTCTTGATGTCTGTGTTCCTATGTGTCTTTAGCTTCAGTGTGTTGCTTCCTGGCTTGATGTCTGTGTTCCTTTGTGTCTTTAGCTTCAGTGTGTTGCTTCCTGGCTTGATGTCTGTGTTCCTTTGTGTCTTTAGCTTCAGTGTGTTGCTTTCTGTCTTGATGTCTGTGTTCCTTTGTGTCTTTAGCTTCAGTGTGTTGCTTTCTGTCTTGATGTCTGTGTTCCTATGTGTCTTTAGCTTCAGTGTGTTGCTTCCTGTCTTGATGTCTGTGTTCCTATGTGTCTTTAGCTTCAGTGTGTTGCTTTCTGTCTTGATGTCTGTGTTCCTATGTGTCTTTAGCTTCAGTGTGTTGCTTCCTGGCTTGATGTCTGTGTTCCTTTGTGTCTTTAGCTTCAGTGTGTTGCTTTCTGTCTTGATGTCTGTGTTCCTATGTGTCTTTAGCTTCAGTGTGTTGCTTCCTGGCTTGATGTCTGTGTTCCTATGTGTCTTTAGCTTCAGTGTGTTGCTTTCTGTCTTGATGTCTGTGTTCCTATGTGTCTTTAGCTTCAGTGT
Proteins encoded in this window:
- the LOC138954786 gene encoding uncharacterized protein, producing MNTDIKPGSNTLKLKAQRNTDIKPGSNTLKLKTQRNRDIKPGSNTLKLKTQRNTDIKPGSNTLKLKTQRNTDIKPGSNTLKLKTQRNTDIKPGSNTLKLKTQRNTDIKPGSNTLKLKTQRNTDIKTESNTLKLKTQRNTDIKPGSNTLKLKTQRNTDIKPGSNKLQFLTHTKHKTGNNRRK
- the LOC138954785 gene encoding probable serine/threonine-protein kinase nek3; the encoded protein is MREAPSRDSPRTDRSGGPPLLPYMLTGITGRSNTLKLKTHRNTDIKTESNTLKLKTQRNTDIKPGSNTLKLKTHRNTDIKTGSNTLKLKTQRNTDIKPGSNTLKLKTHRNTDIKTESNTLKLKTQRNTDIKPGSNTLKLKTHRNTDIKTESNTLKLKTHRNTDIKPGSNTLKLKTQRNTDIKPGSNTLKLKTHRNTDIKTGSNTLKLKTHRNTDIKTESNTLKLKTHRNTDIKPGSNTLKLKTHRNTDIKTESNTLKLKTQRNTDIKPGSNTLKLKTHRNTDIKTESNTLKLKTHRNTDIKTGSNTLKLKTHRNTDIKTESNTLKLKTQRNTDIKTESNTLKLKTQRNTDIKPGSNTLKLKTQRNTDIKPGSNTLKLKTHRNTDIKTESNTLKLKTQRNTDIKPGSNTLKLKTQRNTDIKPESNTLKLKTQRNTDIKPGSNTLKLKTQRNRDIKPGSNTLK